In Sedimenticola thiotaurini, the following proteins share a genomic window:
- a CDS encoding alpha/beta fold hydrolase, whose translation MTEQSIHKSGCENSVPFFWPFAAAAALAESEWQLLLDNLKFIAETEKIDHGLQPAFATPNSIALALHTLKLRDFSTPSSAANRSLVPTIIDAPFAGHSATIADYHSGQSLVETLLGNGLERILVTDWNSATPQMKDYDIDNYLAELNVCVDDLGGRVNFVGLCQGGWMVAMYAARYPHKVNCLVLAGSPIDTAAGNGPIKQLVDRLPTRFYEQLVKLGDGLMPGRFMLQGWKNMHPDKQYVEKYIDLYEHIDDPAYLSKQETFSRWYENPLDLPGRWYLQAITQLFKENRLAKGEFVGLGKRLSLKEITCPVYLLAGAGDDITTREQVFNAENYLGTPAGQVVKTLAPGGHIGLFMGARTLAEYWPAIARWIAAGGKEGNQ comes from the coding sequence ATGACGGAACAATCCATACACAAGTCAGGCTGTGAAAACAGCGTACCCTTTTTCTGGCCTTTTGCCGCCGCCGCAGCCCTGGCTGAGAGTGAGTGGCAACTGCTGTTAGACAATCTGAAGTTTATTGCCGAGACGGAGAAGATCGACCACGGTCTGCAACCGGCATTCGCCACGCCAAACAGCATCGCGTTGGCACTGCACACCCTCAAGCTGCGGGACTTTTCCACACCGTCCAGCGCGGCCAACCGTAGCCTGGTACCCACCATCATCGACGCCCCCTTCGCCGGGCACAGCGCCACGATTGCCGATTATCACTCCGGCCAGAGCCTGGTCGAGACCCTGCTCGGCAACGGTTTGGAACGGATTCTGGTCACCGATTGGAACAGCGCCACGCCGCAGATGAAGGACTACGATATTGACAACTACCTGGCCGAACTGAATGTCTGTGTGGACGATCTGGGCGGCCGGGTCAATTTTGTCGGTCTCTGCCAGGGCGGCTGGATGGTGGCCATGTACGCCGCCCGCTATCCGCACAAGGTGAACTGCCTGGTGCTGGCCGGCTCACCCATCGACACTGCCGCCGGCAACGGACCGATCAAGCAGCTGGTGGACCGCTTACCGACCCGGTTCTACGAGCAGTTGGTGAAACTGGGTGACGGGTTGATGCCCGGCAGGTTCATGCTCCAGGGCTGGAAAAACATGCATCCCGACAAACAGTATGTGGAAAAATACATCGACCTGTACGAGCACATAGATGATCCCGCTTACCTGAGCAAACAGGAGACCTTCTCCCGCTGGTATGAAAACCCGCTGGATCTGCCCGGTCGCTGGTATCTGCAGGCGATCACCCAGCTGTTCAAGGAGAACCGCCTGGCAAAAGGGGAGTTTGTCGGTCTCGGCAAACGCCTGTCGTTAAAAGAGATCACCTGTCCGGTCTATCTACTGGCCGGGGCGGGGGACGATATCACGACCCGGGAGCAGGTCTTCAATGCGGAAAACTACCTGGGCACACCGGCCGGACAGGTGGTAAAAACCCTCGCTCCTGGGGGCCATATCGGTCTGTTCATGGGGGCTCGCACCCTGGCCGAATACTGGCCCGCCATCGCCCGCTGGATCGCCGCCGGTGGTAAGGAGGGAAACCAATGA
- a CDS encoding patatin-like phospholipase family protein — MTRTCTALALQGGGALGAYEYGALKALYEQPGFNPAVVTGVSIGAFAAAVLVGPRGDPIRALGKMWQQLTLPDAPFVSDTLQATLSLFGNEAMYRLNPGYLTAPWLATSVYDTEPLRESLLQWVDFDRLNNSDTFVAVTAVDIESGELIEFNNRQGLTIDHILASGSLPPGFPAVTVDGHTYWDGGLVCNTPLRAAINALEQIAPAGAEVRRELIVIDAFRQQAPLPGQFTDVIERAFEITFASKLKLDLKLFRKLNAIIELVDEIDQALPVDSPIRQLPAYRRLRDYRHIDQLLVISNQADGELGGPADFSAATIQRRIAAGYRDGQQAIQANQSAP, encoded by the coding sequence ATGACCCGCACCTGCACAGCCCTGGCCCTGCAGGGTGGCGGGGCCCTCGGCGCCTACGAATATGGCGCACTCAAAGCGCTGTATGAACAGCCCGGTTTTAATCCGGCAGTGGTTACCGGCGTCTCCATCGGTGCATTCGCGGCCGCCGTGCTGGTAGGGCCCCGGGGTGATCCCATCCGCGCGCTGGGAAAAATGTGGCAGCAACTCACCCTGCCGGACGCGCCCTTTGTATCGGATACGCTTCAGGCCACTTTGTCTCTGTTCGGTAATGAGGCGATGTACCGACTCAATCCCGGTTACCTGACCGCGCCCTGGCTGGCTACCAGCGTGTACGACACCGAACCGTTGCGCGAATCACTGCTCCAGTGGGTCGATTTTGACCGTCTCAACAACAGCGACACATTCGTGGCGGTAACAGCGGTGGATATTGAGTCGGGGGAGCTGATCGAGTTCAACAACCGACAGGGACTGACGATCGACCACATTCTGGCCAGCGGCAGCCTGCCCCCCGGCTTCCCGGCGGTGACTGTGGACGGGCACACTTACTGGGACGGTGGGCTGGTCTGCAACACGCCACTGCGCGCCGCCATCAACGCCCTGGAACAGATCGCGCCGGCCGGGGCGGAGGTGCGACGGGAGCTGATCGTGATCGACGCTTTCCGTCAGCAGGCGCCGCTTCCCGGACAGTTTACCGACGTGATCGAGCGGGCCTTCGAGATCACCTTTGCCAGCAAGCTGAAACTGGACCTGAAGCTGTTCCGCAAGCTCAACGCCATCATCGAGCTGGTCGATGAGATCGACCAGGCGTTACCGGTGGATAGTCCGATCCGCCAGCTGCCCGCCTACCGGCGTTTACGGGACTATCGCCATATCGATCAACTGCTGGTGATCAGCAACCAGGCGGACGGGGAGTTGGGTGGGCCAGCCGACTTTTCCGCGGCCACCATTCAGCGGCGTATCGCGGCGGGCTACCGGGACGGCCAACAGGCGATCCAGGCCAATCAATCAGCCCCGTAA
- a CDS encoding plasma-membrane proton-efflux P-type ATPase, whose product MSQSTEPTKPSPEEQRDAGTVQTAPLTGLTTEQAAQRLTRYGPNAWSERHVSRLRQLLGYFWGPIPWMIEIAALLSAVVGHWADLTIILVLLGFNAGVGFWQEYQAGNAIAQLKKSLALTARVLRDGQWRGIPARELVPDDVVRIRLGDVVPADIELLQGDYLTIDQSALTGESLPVDKKAGDTAYSGTAVKQGEMVGRVTATGMQTYFGKTAGLVSSAKSASHFQKAVMAIGDYLIYLALALVVILILVGLERQWPLLELAQFALILTVASIPVAMPAVLSVTMAVGALALSRRKAIVSRLESIEEIAGMAILCSDKTGTLTQNRLTLGNPVCFAAADNDALILAAALASKAENGDPIDLAVIAGVRDPASLNAYHQSHFIPFDPISKRTQVTVQTDNGKPFKLSKGAPQVIMQRCQLDDVSRAAAEQRIEQLANKGFRTLGVARQDDREWQFLGLLPLFDPPRDDAAETIANARRHGVDIKMVTGDNLAIARETAGQLGLGDHILSADGLNLSPDGQLAPEVTATLSQADGFAQVFPEHKFALVKALQEQGHIVGMTGDGVNDAPALKQADVGIAVSGATDAARASADLVLTAPGLSVIVQAVEEARRIFQRMNAYAIYRITETIRIMIFMVLAILMYGFYPITAVMIILLALLNDLPIMTIAKDNTWLPPKPVRWEMTQVLSVASVLGIMGVASTFLLLIIARTWLQLEMDQIQTVIFLKLAIAGHLTLLVARTHRPFFAPPYPAPILLVAILCTQSIAVLIAAFGWFVTPIPWSMIGGIILYALAWMLINDLIKLAVYRVINRQASHQKRFLSALKQSFHQHPPAQSR is encoded by the coding sequence ATGTCCCAATCCACAGAGCCCACCAAACCAAGCCCCGAGGAACAGCGTGACGCCGGGACTGTACAGACCGCACCGCTGACCGGATTGACAACCGAACAGGCGGCGCAACGCCTGACCCGGTATGGTCCCAACGCCTGGAGTGAACGACACGTCAGTCGGTTGCGCCAGCTACTCGGTTATTTCTGGGGACCCATTCCCTGGATGATCGAGATCGCTGCCCTGCTGTCCGCCGTGGTGGGCCACTGGGCGGATCTGACCATTATCCTGGTCTTGCTGGGATTCAACGCCGGGGTCGGATTCTGGCAGGAGTACCAGGCCGGCAACGCCATTGCCCAGTTGAAAAAGAGTCTGGCGTTAACCGCTCGCGTGCTACGGGATGGCCAGTGGCGGGGAATCCCGGCCCGCGAGCTGGTGCCGGATGATGTGGTGAGAATACGCCTGGGCGATGTGGTGCCGGCGGATATTGAGCTGCTGCAAGGGGACTATCTCACCATCGATCAGTCGGCGCTGACCGGTGAGTCCCTGCCGGTGGATAAAAAAGCCGGCGACACCGCCTATTCCGGTACCGCGGTCAAGCAGGGCGAGATGGTCGGTCGGGTCACAGCCACCGGCATGCAGACCTACTTTGGCAAGACCGCCGGACTGGTCAGCTCGGCCAAAAGCGCGTCCCATTTTCAGAAAGCGGTCATGGCCATCGGCGACTACCTGATCTATCTGGCGCTGGCACTGGTAGTAATCCTGATTCTGGTCGGCCTGGAGCGTCAGTGGCCACTGCTGGAGTTGGCCCAGTTCGCCCTGATTCTGACCGTAGCCTCCATCCCGGTCGCCATGCCGGCGGTGTTATCCGTCACCATGGCAGTCGGCGCCCTGGCGTTGTCCCGCAGGAAAGCCATCGTCTCCCGACTGGAATCGATCGAGGAGATAGCCGGCATGGCAATTTTATGCTCGGACAAGACCGGCACCCTGACCCAGAACCGCCTCACCCTGGGCAACCCGGTCTGTTTCGCCGCAGCCGATAACGATGCCCTGATCCTGGCCGCCGCCCTGGCTTCCAAAGCGGAGAACGGTGATCCGATCGATCTGGCGGTGATTGCCGGGGTCCGCGACCCGGCAAGCCTGAACGCCTATCACCAATCCCACTTTATTCCCTTCGATCCGATCAGCAAACGCACCCAGGTGACGGTGCAAACCGACAACGGCAAACCGTTCAAGCTGAGCAAAGGGGCACCGCAGGTGATCATGCAGCGCTGCCAACTGGACGACGTCAGCCGGGCGGCGGCCGAACAGCGGATTGAACAGCTGGCCAACAAGGGCTTCCGCACACTCGGCGTTGCCCGGCAGGATGACCGGGAGTGGCAGTTCCTCGGCCTACTACCGCTGTTCGATCCACCCCGGGATGACGCAGCAGAAACCATTGCCAACGCCCGCCGCCACGGGGTGGACATCAAAATGGTCACCGGCGACAACCTGGCCATTGCCCGGGAAACCGCCGGCCAACTGGGACTGGGCGACCACATCCTGTCGGCAGATGGATTGAACCTGTCGCCGGACGGCCAACTGGCGCCGGAAGTGACCGCAACCCTGTCCCAGGCGGATGGCTTCGCCCAGGTGTTTCCGGAGCATAAGTTTGCCCTGGTGAAGGCGCTGCAGGAACAGGGCCATATCGTCGGCATGACCGGTGACGGGGTTAACGATGCCCCGGCCCTGAAGCAGGCTGATGTAGGCATTGCCGTGTCCGGCGCCACCGACGCCGCCCGTGCTTCCGCCGACCTGGTGCTGACCGCGCCGGGACTTTCGGTGATTGTGCAGGCGGTGGAGGAGGCGCGCCGGATCTTCCAGCGCATGAACGCCTACGCTATCTATCGCATTACCGAGACCATCCGCATCATGATCTTCATGGTCCTGGCCATTCTGATGTACGGCTTCTATCCCATCACCGCGGTGATGATCATTCTGCTGGCCCTGCTGAACGATCTACCGATCATGACCATCGCCAAGGACAACACCTGGCTGCCCCCGAAACCGGTGCGCTGGGAGATGACTCAGGTACTCAGTGTGGCCTCGGTGCTCGGCATCATGGGCGTGGCGTCCACCTTTTTGCTGTTGATCATTGCCCGCACCTGGCTGCAACTGGAGATGGATCAGATACAGACGGTGATATTTCTCAAGCTGGCTATCGCCGGGCACCTGACCCTGCTGGTGGCACGCACTCACCGACCGTTTTTCGCCCCACCATACCCGGCACCGATACTCTTGGTCGCCATTCTCTGTACCCAGTCGATTGCCGTACTGATTGCCGCCTTTGGCTGGTTTGTCACCCCGATCCCCTGGTCCATGATCGGTGGCATCATCCTCTATGCGCTGGCCTGGATGCTGATCAATGATCTGATCAAGCTCGCGGTTTATCGGGTAATAAATCGCCAGGCATCCCATCAGAAACGGTTTTTAAGTGCGCTAAAGCAGTCGTTCCACCAGCACCCGCCAGCACAATCCCGCTAG
- a CDS encoding transglutaminase TgpA family protein — protein MSQPLLSSRTQLSLTLITLLVVAPHFTRLDLRVSLAFIAVILLRVATLYLPRLQIGRWLLLAITLVGLALILSLYPLLMGLPAKVALLSLMLGLKLLECRRGRDLYVVIFLGYFSLITHFLFDQTMLTVAYILVMVVALSGLLVEAAHSRSRSGWPTASLRTAASMGLQAIPVMLVLFFLFPRIDGPLWNLGVDNSTGQTGLSDNITLGSISQLIRSRAVVFRVEFDQQVPAPPQRYWRGPVLWRTDGRRWNQARLNDTDAVRYRSSAAPVSYRVTLEPSPNNWLYALDLPDSLPLGAELTADFQITAKNIRQRRYRYAATSRLQYQTGPLSEQQRHLGLQLPGSVTPRMRALVNRWRAESANNRQLVNRALQFFRNEPFYYTLNPPPLDGNPIDQFLFDSRRGFCEHYATSFTLLMRLAGIPARVVTGYQGGELNPLGDYLIVRQSDAHAWSEVWLEQSGWTRIDPTAAVAPERIERSFEFDLQENSAPGFPVIFSAGDNALLNRLAKQFRLGLDAANASWHRWILGYSSEQQQHLLQLLGFGALSAFKLALTMMLAIAALVPLLILLLRWRGRGRVDPVQRDYATFCRRLARRGLRRLPHEGPQDFARRVIRKRPDLQRPVSAIVNLYISLRYGSADDPRQRRRLHQLVRSFRA, from the coding sequence ATGAGTCAGCCGCTGCTCAGCAGCCGGACGCAGCTGTCACTCACCCTGATCACCCTGCTGGTGGTGGCCCCCCATTTCACCCGGCTTGATCTGCGTGTCAGCCTCGCTTTCATCGCGGTCATTCTGCTGCGGGTCGCCACCCTCTATCTGCCTCGCCTGCAGATCGGCCGCTGGCTGCTGCTGGCTATCACCCTGGTTGGCCTGGCGCTGATTCTGTCCCTCTATCCGCTGTTGATGGGCCTGCCGGCCAAGGTGGCGCTGCTGTCGCTGATGCTGGGACTGAAACTGCTGGAGTGCCGCCGTGGCCGGGATCTCTACGTCGTGATTTTTCTCGGCTACTTCTCCCTCATCACCCACTTTCTGTTTGACCAGACCATGCTGACCGTCGCCTATATACTGGTGATGGTGGTGGCACTCAGTGGTCTGCTGGTGGAGGCCGCCCACAGCCGCAGCCGGAGCGGCTGGCCGACCGCTTCGCTGCGTACCGCCGCCAGCATGGGCCTGCAGGCCATACCGGTGATGCTGGTGCTGTTCTTCCTGTTCCCACGCATCGATGGACCACTGTGGAACCTGGGCGTGGATAACTCCACCGGGCAGACCGGTCTCAGCGACAACATCACCCTGGGCAGCATCAGTCAGCTGATCCGCTCCCGGGCCGTGGTCTTCCGGGTCGAATTCGATCAGCAGGTCCCCGCGCCACCCCAGCGCTACTGGCGCGGCCCGGTGCTGTGGCGGACCGACGGCCGGCGCTGGAACCAGGCCCGGCTCAATGACACCGATGCGGTCAGGTACCGCAGCAGTGCAGCGCCGGTCAGCTACCGGGTAACCCTGGAGCCATCACCCAACAACTGGCTCTATGCCCTGGACCTGCCGGACAGCCTGCCGCTTGGGGCCGAACTGACGGCCGATTTTCAGATCACTGCCAAGAATATCCGCCAGCGGCGTTACCGCTATGCCGCCACCTCACGTCTGCAGTACCAGACCGGCCCGCTGAGCGAACAGCAGCGCCACCTCGGGTTGCAACTGCCCGGCAGCGTCACCCCGCGCATGCGGGCCCTGGTGAACCGTTGGCGGGCAGAGTCCGCCAACAACCGCCAGCTGGTCAATCGGGCACTGCAGTTTTTCCGCAATGAACCTTTCTACTACACCCTCAATCCGCCCCCGCTGGATGGGAACCCGATCGATCAGTTCCTGTTCGACAGCCGGCGCGGCTTCTGCGAACACTACGCCACCAGCTTCACTCTGCTGATGCGACTGGCCGGCATCCCGGCCCGGGTGGTGACCGGCTACCAGGGCGGTGAACTGAACCCCCTGGGTGACTACCTGATCGTGCGCCAGTCCGATGCCCACGCCTGGAGCGAAGTGTGGCTGGAACAGAGTGGCTGGACCCGCATCGACCCCACCGCCGCCGTGGCACCGGAGCGCATTGAGCGCTCCTTTGAATTCGATCTGCAGGAGAACAGCGCGCCCGGTTTTCCGGTCATCTTCTCGGCCGGGGACAACGCCCTGCTGAACCGGTTGGCAAAACAGTTCCGTCTCGGCCTGGATGCCGCCAACGCCTCCTGGCACCGCTGGATTCTCGGCTACTCCAGTGAACAGCAGCAGCACCTCCTGCAACTGCTGGGATTCGGCGCCCTCTCCGCGTTCAAACTGGCACTGACCATGATGCTGGCCATCGCCGCACTGGTTCCGTTGCTGATCCTGCTGTTGCGCTGGCGCGGCCGGGGCAGGGTCGATCCGGTACAGCGGGACTATGCAACCTTCTGCCGTCGCCTGGCCCGCCGGGGGCTGCGGCGTCTACCCCACGAGGGGCCACAGGATTTTGCCCGCCGGGTGATCCGGAAACGGCCCGATCTGCAGCGACCGGTGAGCGCCATTGTGAATCTCTACATCAGCTTGCGCTACGGCAGTGCGGATGATCCCCGGCAGCGCCGGCGCTTGCATCAACTGGTGCGCAGCTTTCGCGCCTGA
- a CDS encoding bifunctional enoyl-CoA hydratase/phosphate acetyltransferase, with protein sequence MRQSYIENRTFDEIQVGDSASLERCLTLQDIKLFAVMSGDMNPARVDEAYAKTSHFHEIIAHGLWGGALISTLLSTQLPGPGTVYLNQSLSFHRPVALGDRLTATVTVKTRDARRHRLVFNCLCTNQTGQTVIHGEVEVLAPTEKIRRPRWLLPEVQLPEQVHLQRLLTRAKSYPPLRTAVVHPVDKTSLAGAVAAAENGLIVPTLIGPERKIQAVAAAENIDLAPYELITTEHSHAAAERAVELARVGKVDALMKGSLHTDELLHAVVAQATGLRTERRLSHVFAFDVPSYGQPLFITDAAINIYPTLAQKRDIAQNAIDLAHALGNPQPKLAILSAVETVTPAIQSTLDAAALCKMADRGQLTGGLIDGPLAFDNAVSPEAAAIKGIVSPVAGQADILLVPDLEAGNMLAKQLEYLGGATSAGIALGARVPIILTSRADHTIARLASCALAVMLAHYFQQRKRP encoded by the coding sequence ATGAGGCAAAGCTATATTGAGAACCGCACTTTCGATGAAATCCAGGTAGGCGACTCGGCGAGCCTGGAGCGCTGTCTGACACTACAGGACATAAAACTGTTTGCGGTGATGTCCGGCGATATGAATCCGGCCCGTGTGGACGAAGCGTATGCGAAAACCAGTCACTTCCACGAGATCATTGCTCACGGACTGTGGGGCGGCGCCCTGATCTCAACGCTCCTCAGCACCCAACTGCCGGGACCGGGCACCGTCTATCTCAACCAGTCATTAAGCTTTCACCGCCCGGTGGCGCTGGGCGACCGATTGACCGCCACGGTCACGGTCAAAACCAGGGATGCCAGACGACATCGACTGGTCTTCAACTGCCTCTGCACCAATCAAACGGGCCAGACCGTTATCCATGGTGAGGTGGAGGTACTGGCGCCAACGGAGAAAATCAGACGCCCACGCTGGCTGCTACCGGAAGTACAGCTGCCCGAACAGGTTCACCTGCAGCGATTGCTGACCCGCGCCAAGAGCTATCCGCCCCTGCGCACTGCGGTGGTGCATCCGGTGGACAAAACCTCCCTGGCAGGTGCCGTGGCGGCCGCCGAGAATGGCTTGATCGTGCCCACACTGATCGGTCCTGAAAGGAAGATTCAGGCAGTCGCCGCGGCAGAGAATATAGATCTGGCGCCTTACGAACTGATCACCACGGAGCACAGCCATGCGGCCGCCGAGCGGGCGGTTGAACTGGCCCGCGTGGGTAAAGTCGACGCCTTGATGAAAGGCAGCCTGCATACCGATGAGTTGCTCCACGCCGTGGTTGCGCAGGCTACCGGACTACGCACGGAACGGCGCCTGAGCCATGTGTTTGCCTTCGATGTACCAAGCTATGGCCAGCCGCTGTTTATCACCGACGCCGCCATCAATATCTATCCGACCCTGGCCCAAAAGCGTGACATTGCCCAAAACGCCATCGACCTGGCCCACGCACTGGGCAATCCGCAGCCCAAACTGGCCATTCTGTCAGCGGTGGAGACAGTGACACCCGCCATCCAATCCACCCTGGATGCCGCGGCCTTGTGCAAAATGGCCGATCGCGGCCAGCTCACCGGCGGCCTGATCGACGGTCCGCTGGCGTTTGATAACGCGGTTTCTCCCGAGGCGGCGGCGATCAAGGGGATCGTCTCACCGGTTGCCGGACAGGCAGATATACTCCTGGTGCCCGACCTGGAGGCCGGCAATATGCTGGCCAAGCAGCTGGAGTATTTGGGCGGCGCCACATCGGCGGGGATCGCCCTGGGTGCCCGGGTACCGATAATTCTCACCAGCCGCGCAGACCACACCATTGCCCGACTGGCCTCCTGTGCGCTGGCGGTGATGCTGGCCCATTATTTCCAACAGCGGAAACGGCCATGA
- the rbr gene encoding rubrerythrin, whose protein sequence is MSKSIRGSQTEKNLLAAFAGESQARNRYNYFAGVARKEGLVQIAAIFEETANQEKEHAKRFFKFLEGGDLEITETYPAGLIGTTLENLRHAAAGEEHEWSDMYPAFAEVAREEGFHQVAAAFDAICVAERQHHKRYKDLADNLEAGRVFKRNGKVVWRCRNCGYLHEGEAAPKICPACLHPQAHFELLGENW, encoded by the coding sequence TCACAGACGGAGAAAAACCTGCTTGCCGCCTTTGCTGGCGAATCCCAGGCGCGCAACCGATATAACTACTTTGCCGGTGTGGCGCGCAAAGAGGGGCTGGTGCAGATCGCCGCCATCTTTGAAGAGACCGCCAATCAGGAGAAGGAGCACGCCAAGCGCTTTTTCAAATTCCTGGAGGGGGGTGATCTGGAGATCACCGAAACCTACCCCGCCGGACTGATCGGCACCACCCTGGAAAATCTGCGCCACGCCGCCGCCGGTGAGGAGCACGAGTGGAGCGATATGTATCCGGCCTTCGCCGAAGTGGCCCGGGAAGAGGGTTTTCATCAGGTCGCTGCGGCATTTGATGCGATCTGTGTGGCCGAGAGACAGCATCACAAACGGTACAAGGATCTGGCCGACAACCTGGAAGCGGGTCGGGTATTCAAACGTAACGGCAAGGTGGTGTGGCGCTGTCGCAACTGCGGCTATCTGCATGAAGGCGAGGCGGCCCCCAAGATCTGCCCTGCCTGCCTCCATCCCCAGGCCCACTTCGAGCTGTTGGGCGAGAACTGGTAA